In a single window of the Methanocaldococcus sp. genome:
- a CDS encoding ScpA family protein, whose amino-acid sequence MVDSNFDISLWVKMIKEGIEKKNIDPWDVNISEIADYYITKIKEFKKFDIRLSADVILVGGILLRLKSESLYNECNIEEDDYEDFYIDDSEIKENNKKSVNKENYKDKKSKKTLTVDELIKTIEKELKKVKKSKRKKKKDIKEVEEIVEELLKEEDISDIIEKLLEDLMKEKIIIYQEKFKTKDERVKYLLPSLYLANDGKVELIQEKFFEKLIIKFIQES is encoded by the coding sequence GAATTGAGAAAAAAAACATAGATCCTTGGGATGTAAATATTTCTGAAATTGCAGATTACTATATAACTAAAATTAAAGAATTTAAAAAATTTGATATTAGATTATCGGCTGATGTAATTTTAGTAGGAGGAATACTTTTAAGGTTAAAATCAGAATCTTTGTATAATGAATGTAATATTGAGGAAGATGATTATGAAGATTTTTATATTGACGATAGTGAGATTAAAGAAAACAATAAGAAGAGTGTAAATAAAGAAAACTATAAAGATAAAAAAAGCAAAAAAACCTTAACCGTAGATGAGTTAATTAAAACTATTGAAAAAGAACTTAAAAAAGTAAAAAAGTCTAAAAGGAAAAAGAAAAAAGATATAAAAGAAGTAGAAGAAATCGTAGAGGAATTATTAAAAGAGGAAGACATTTCTGATATAATAGAAAAACTTTTGGAAGATTTAATGAAAGAAAAAATAATTATATATCAGGAAAAGTTTAAAACAAAGGATGAGAGAGTTAAATATCTTTTGCCTTCCTTATACTTGGCTAATGATGGTAAGGTTGAGTTAATTCAGGAAAAATTTTTTGAAAAATTAATAATAAAATTTATTCAGGAATCTTAG
- a CDS encoding UbiD family decarboxylase has protein sequence MIREIIDKLNPIVIEKANKIFEVSRILKKYDGKPVYIKDVDGFEVVGNICSRETLAKIFNVKKEDFIFFMLDAMEKEKDGKLIKNNKLREKYIEEEPEYIKKVPIPTYYEKDAGPYITSGVVVVNDEDYGYNLSIHRILVKDNHLVIRMVEQRHLHFLYKKALKEKGYLDVAIIIGVHPAVLLSGSTSADITFDELKFSASLLGGEIEVFELDNGLLVPEAEFIIEGVIVDRLDYEGPFVDITGTYDIVRKQPIIEIKKLYRKEKPIFHALLPGGIEHKTLMGMPQEPRIFKGVRNTVPTVKNVVLTEGGCCWLHAVVQIEKRTEGDGKNAILAAFASHPSLKHVVVVDEDINIFDINDVEYAIATRVQGDKDIIIIPGAKGSSLDPSSDLKNRLTTKVGIDATMSLIKGKEHFERAKIPE, from the coding sequence ATGATTAGAGAAATCATTGATAAATTAAATCCAATTGTAATAGAAAAGGCAAATAAAATTTTTGAAGTTTCAAGAATCTTAAAGAAGTATGATGGAAAGCCAGTTTATATAAAAGATGTGGATGGCTTTGAAGTAGTTGGTAATATTTGTAGTAGAGAAACATTAGCAAAGATTTTCAATGTGAAAAAAGAAGACTTTATATTTTTTATGCTCGATGCAATGGAAAAAGAAAAAGATGGAAAATTAATTAAAAATAATAAATTAAGAGAGAAGTATATTGAAGAAGAGCCAGAGTATATTAAAAAAGTGCCAATTCCTACATACTATGAAAAAGATGCTGGTCCATATATAACGAGTGGTGTTGTTGTTGTAAATGATGAAGATTACGGCTATAATCTATCAATTCATAGAATTTTAGTTAAAGACAATCATTTAGTTATAAGAATGGTAGAACAAAGACATTTACATTTTTTATATAAAAAGGCATTGAAAGAAAAAGGTTATTTAGATGTGGCAATAATTATTGGAGTTCATCCAGCAGTTTTATTATCTGGCTCTACATCAGCAGATATAACATTTGACGAACTTAAATTTTCAGCATCATTGTTAGGAGGAGAAATAGAGGTTTTTGAGTTAGATAACGGTTTGTTAGTTCCTGAAGCAGAATTTATTATTGAGGGAGTTATCGTTGATAGGTTAGATTACGAGGGGCCATTTGTAGATATAACTGGAACTTACGATATTGTTAGAAAACAACCAATTATTGAAATAAAAAAATTGTATAGAAAAGAAAAGCCTATATTCCACGCATTATTACCCGGAGGAATAGAGCATAAAACTTTAATGGGAATGCCTCAAGAACCAAGAATATTTAAGGGGGTTAGAAATACTGTTCCAACTGTAAAGAATGTTGTATTAACTGAAGGAGGTTGTTGCTGGCTCCATGCAGTAGTGCAGATAGAAAAAAGAACAGAAGGAGATGGAAAAAATGCTATATTGGCGGCTTTTGCATCACATCCAAGTTTAAAACATGTGGTAGTTGTTGATGAAGATATAAATATATTTGATATAAATGATGTTGAGTATGCTATTGCCACAAGAGTTCAAGGAGATAAAGATATTATTATAATTCCTGGAGCAAAGGGCTCATCATTAGACCCTTCAAGTGACTTAAAAAATAGATTAACCACAAAGGTGGGAATTGATGCAACAATGAGTTTAATTAAAGGAAAGGAGCATTTTGAAAGGGCTAAGATTCCTGAATAA